A region from the Acomys russatus chromosome 22, mAcoRus1.1, whole genome shotgun sequence genome encodes:
- the Bcl11a gene encoding B-cell lymphoma/leukemia 11A isoform X3 yields MNFPLGDILIFIEHKRKQCNGSLCLEKGVDKPPSPSPIEMKKASNPVEVGIQVTPEDDDCLSTSSRGICPKQEHTADKLLHWRGLSSPRSAHGALIPTPGMSAEYAPQGICKDEPSSYTCTTCKQPFTSAWFLLQHAQNTHGLRIYLESEHGSPLTPRVGIPSGLGAECPSQPPLHGIHIADNNPFNLLRIPGSVSREASGLAEGRFPPTPPLFSPPPRHHLDPHRIERLGAEEMALATHHPSAFDRVLRLNPMAMEPPAMDFSRRLRELAGNTSSPPLSPGRPSPMQRLLQPFQPGSKPPFLATPPLPPLQSAPPPSQPPVKSKSCEFCGKTFKFQSNLVVHRRSHTGEKPYKCNLCDHACTQASKLKRHMKTHMHKSSPMTVKSDDGLSTASSPEPGTSDLVGSASSALKSVVAKFKSENDPNLIPENGDEEEEEDDEEEEEEEEEEEEELTESERVDYGFGLSLEAARHHENSSRGAVVGVGDEGRALPDVMQGMVLSSMQHFSEAFHQVLGEKHKRGHLAEAEGHRDTCDEDSVAGESDRIDDGTVNGRGCSPGESASGGLSKKLLLGSPSSLSPFSKRIKLEKEFDLPPAAMPNTENVYSQWLAGYAASRQLKDPFLSFGDSRQSPFASSSEHSSENGSLRFSTPPGELDGGISGRSGTGSGGSTPHISGPGPGRPSSKEGRRSDTCEYCGKVFKNCSNLTVHRRSHTGERPYKCELCNYACAQSSKLTRHMKTHGQVGKDVYKCEICKMPFSVYSTLEKHMKKWHSDRVLNNDIKTE; encoded by the exons ATAAACTTCTGCACTGGAGGGGCCTGTCCTCCCCTCGATCTGCCCACGGAGCTCTAATCCCCACGCCCGGGATGAGTGCAGAATATGCCCCGCAGGGTATTT GTAAAGATGAGCCGAGCAGCTACACATGTACAACTTGCAAACAGCCATTCACCAGTGCATGGTTTCTCTTGCAACACGCACAGAACACTCACGGATTAAGAATCTACTTAGAAAGCGAACACGGAAGTCCCCTGACCCCGCGGGTTGGTATCCCTTCAGGACTAGGTGCAGAATGCCCTTCCCAGCCACCTCTCCATGGGATTCATATTGCAGACAATAACCCCTTTAACCTGCTAAGAATACCGGGATCAGTATCCAGAGAGGCTTCCGGCCTGGCAGAAGGGCGCTTTCCACCCACTCCCCCCCTGTTTAGTCCACCACCGAGACATCACTTGGACCCCCACCGCATAGAGCGCCTGGGGGCGGAAGAGATGGCCCTGGCCACCCATCACCCGAGTGCCTTTGACAGGGTGCTGCGGTTGAATCCAATGGCTATGGAGCCTCCTGCCATGGATTTCTCTAGGAGGCTTAGAGAGCTGGCAGGGAACACGTCTAGCCCACCGCTGTCCCCAGGCCGGCCCAGCCCTATGCAAAGGTTACTGCAACCATTCCAGCCAGGTAGCAAGCCACCCTTCCTGGCGAcgccccccctccctcctctgcagtccgcccctcctccctcccagcccccGGTCAAGTCCAAGTCATGCGAGTTCTGCGGCAAGACGTTCAAATTTCAGAGCAACCTGGTGGTGCACCGGCGCAGCCACACTGGTGAGAAGCCCTACAAGTGCAACCTGTGCGACCACGCGTGCACACAGGCCAGCAAGCTGAAGCGCCACatgaagacacacatgcacaagtcGTCCCCCATGACGGTCAAGTCTGATGACGGCCTCTCCACCGCCAGCTCCCCGGAACCCGGCACCAGCGACCTGGTGGGCAGCGCCAGCAGTGCGCTCAAGTCAGTGGTGGCCAAGTTCAAGAGTGAGAACGACCCCAACCTGATCCCAGAGAAcggggatgaggaggaagaggaggacgacgaggaagaggaagaagaggaggaagaggaggaggaggagctgacaGAGAGCGAGAGGGTGGACTACGGCTTCGGGCTGAGCCTGGAGGCTGCGCGCCACCATGAGAACAGCTCTCGGGGCGCAGTGGTGGGCGTGGGCGACGAGGGCCGCGCCCTGCCCGACGTCATGCAGGGCATGGTGCTCAGCTCCATGCAGCACTTCAGCGAGGCCTTCCACCAGGTCCTGGGCGAAAAGCATAAGCGTGGCCACCTGGCCGAGGCTGAGGGCCATAGAGACACTTGCGACGAAGACTCGGTGGCCGGCGAGTCGGACCGCATAGACGATGGCACTGTTAACGGTCGTGGCTGCTCCCCCGGCGAATCGGCTTCGGGGGGTCTGTCCAAAAAGCTGCTGCTGGGTAGCCCCAGCTCGCTGAGCCCCTTCTCCAAGCGCATCAAGCTGGAAAAGGAGTTTGACCTCCCCCCGGCCGCTATGCCCAACACGGAGAACGTGTACTCGCAGTGGCTCGCTGGCTATGCGGCCTCCAGGCAGCTCAAAGATCCCTTTCTTAGCTTCGGAGATTCCAGACAATCGCCTTTTGCCTCCTCGTCAGAGCACTCCTCGGAGAATGGGAGCTTGCGCTTCTCCACGCCGCCCGGGGAGCTGGACGGAGGGATCTCGGGGCGCAGCGGCACGGGAAGTGGAGGGAGCACGCCCCATATTAGTGGTCCGGGCCCGGGCAGGCCCAGCTCAAAAGAGGGCAGACGCAGCGACACTTGTGAGTACTGTGGGAAAGTCTTCAAGAACTGTAGCAATCTCACTGTCCACAGGAGAAGCCACACGGGCGAAAGGCCTTATAAATGCGAGCTGTGCAACTATGCCTGTGCCCAGAGTAGCAAGCTCACCAGGCACATGAAAACGCACGGCCAGGTGGGGAAGGACGTTTACAAATGTGAAATTTGTAAGATGCCTTTTAGCGTGTACAGTACCCTggagaaacacatgaaaaaatgGCACAGTGATCGAGTGTTGAATAATGATATAAAAACCGAATAG